Proteins from a genomic interval of Lolium perenne isolate Kyuss_39 chromosome 1, Kyuss_2.0, whole genome shotgun sequence:
- the LOC127299889 gene encoding tryptamine benzoyltransferase 1 has product MEMTSSSSTMLKPFYSTPHPLAGEMVPLTLFDLSIHDIFVPIMLVYPAPTPSNEELKEGLRRAVALYPHLAGRFAVDHQGRRCIHINNEGVLVVEATVAVDLSTSSYPDRPLPEEHDAGVALLQIKLNRYKCGGLAIGLASHHFVADGHSMSTFLTTWASAVQQARDFSPPSPFLDRGITAVTRCVPTPAVFARQDPYYAPLSLSPSRFNNITVRFTAEFIAELKGRVGVRSSTFQCLLAHLWKRITAARRLKPEEFTQVRVAVNCRGKADPPIPLQFFGNMVLGAFPRLQVQDVLSWSYDRVVGAIRDAVARIDGDYVRSFLNFGAAHGEELTGKGGTMCCPNLEADSWLGFRFHDLDFGGGPPAMFQVPDLPVEGLMVFMPSSVARGGVDVYMSVAEDHVTAFQQICHSLD; this is encoded by the exons ATGGAGATGACAAGCAGTAGCAGCACGATGCTGAAGCCGTTCTACTCCACGCCGCACCCTCTCGCCGGCGAGATGGTTCCGCTGACactcttcgacctctccatccacGACATCTTCGTTCCCATCATGCTTGTATATCCCGCCCCCACTCCGTCCAACGAGGAGCTGAAGGAGGGCCTGCGTCGGGCCGTCGCGCTGTACCCTCACCTGGCAGGACGCTTCGCCGTCGACCACCAGGGCAGGCGTTGCATCCACATCAACAACGAGGGCGTGCTTGTCGTGGAGGCGACCGTCGCCGTCGATCTGTCAACCAGCAGTTACCCTGACCGGCCGCTACCGGAG GAGCACGACGCCGGTGTGGCCCTGCTGCAGATCAAGCTGAACCGGTACAAGTGCGGCGGCCTGGCTATTGGCCTCGCCAGCCACCACTTCGTTGCCGACGGCCATTCCATGAGCACCTTCCTCACCACCTGGGCGAGCGCGGTTCAACAAGCTAGGGACTTCAGCCCCCCGTCTCCATTCCTCGACCGCGGGATCACCGCCGTGACACGGTGCGTGCCCACACCGGCAGTGTTCGCCCGCCAAGATCCCTATTATGCCCCCCTGTCCCTGTCCCCGTCCAGGTTTAACAACATCACGGTGCGCTTCACGGCCGAGTTCATCGCCGAGCTCAAGGGCCGCGTAGGCGTCCGCAGCAGCACGTTCCAGTGCCTACTGGCACACCTGTGGAAGAGGATCACGGCGGCGCGCCGCCTCAAGCCCGAGGAGTTCACGCAGGTGAGGGTGGCCGTGAACTGCCGGGGCAAGGCTGACCCTCCCATACCCTTACAATTCTTTGGCAACATGGTGCTCGGGGCGTTCCCGAGGCTCCAGGTCCAGGACGTCCTCAGCTGGAGCTACGACCGCGTCGTCGGCGCCATTCGTGACGCTGTGGCACGCATCGACGGCGACTACGTGCGGTCGTTCCTGAACTTCGGGGCCGCGCATGGGGAGGAGCTCACGGGCAAAGGCGGCACCATGTGCTGCCCCAACCTGGAGGCCGATAGTTGGCTAGGGTTCAGGTTCCACGACCTTGACTTCGGCGGCGGGCCGCCCGCCATGTTCCAGGTACCCGACTTGCCTGTCGAGGGGCTGATGGTATTCATGCCCTCGAGTGTGGCCAGGGGCGGGGTCGATGTCTACATGTCGGTCGCGGAGGACCACGTCACGGCTTTCCAGCAGATATGCCACTCCTTGGATTGA